One Sphingobacteruim zhuxiongii DNA window includes the following coding sequences:
- a CDS encoding DUF3667 domain-containing protein, which translates to MNCRNCNSEITSKYCPDCGQPTSLKRIDSHYIIHEIEHVLHFERGILYTIRELITNPGQNIKNYLSENRSRLVKPIIFIIITSLIYTVLNHFFHIEDGYVKYHEGEGKAPGAVSAIVAWVQNHYGYANIMMGVAIALWLKLFFRKHQYNFYEILIMLCFVMGMGMLIFSVFVIFQGLTHLEVMPIASVAGLLYCVWAIGQFYEKRKAVSYIKAFFAYAIGMLTFWMIPVLIGTLIDLMGRH; encoded by the coding sequence ATGAACTGTAGAAACTGTAATTCTGAAATTACTTCCAAGTATTGTCCAGATTGTGGACAGCCAACTAGCTTAAAAAGAATCGACTCACATTATATCATTCACGAAATTGAACATGTTCTTCACTTCGAACGTGGAATCTTATATACGATACGTGAGCTTATCACTAATCCTGGTCAAAATATTAAAAATTACCTTTCTGAAAATCGAAGTAGATTGGTGAAGCCTATTATTTTTATAATCATAACTTCCTTGATTTATACCGTTTTAAATCACTTTTTTCATATCGAAGACGGGTATGTAAAATATCATGAAGGTGAAGGGAAAGCACCTGGTGCTGTAAGTGCAATAGTCGCTTGGGTTCAAAACCACTACGGATATGCAAACATTATGATGGGTGTAGCGATAGCATTATGGTTAAAATTATTTTTCAGAAAACATCAGTACAATTTCTATGAGATTTTGATTATGCTTTGTTTCGTAATGGGTATGGGCATGTTGATATTTTCGGTATTCGTTATCTTTCAAGGATTGACTCACTTAGAGGTAATGCCTATTGCATCGGTTGCAGGATTGCTATACTGTGTTTGGGCAATCGGGCAATTCTATGAAAAGCGGAAAGCTGTGAGCTATATAAAGGCATTTTTCGCATATGCTATAGGCATGTTAACTTTTTGGATGATCCCTGTTCTTATTGGGACTTTAATAGACTTAATGGGGCGGCATTAA
- a CDS encoding GNAT family N-acetyltransferase, whose protein sequence is MGIYLSDRRDIKIEAIIELYRANEWSSANKPEELYKALMNSHSLISAWDADQLVGLGNAISDGYLVVYYPHLLVHPLSQGKGVGRLIMDKMNEIYGGFHMQMLTADGKSIEFYEKVGFEKAGETQSMWIYGGSEH, encoded by the coding sequence ATGGGAATATACCTTTCAGATAGGAGAGACATAAAGATCGAGGCAATTATTGAATTGTATCGAGCCAATGAGTGGAGTTCAGCGAATAAGCCGGAAGAGCTGTATAAAGCATTGATGAATTCACATTCCTTAATTTCCGCATGGGATGCTGATCAACTAGTTGGGTTAGGGAATGCAATTTCCGACGGCTATTTGGTTGTTTATTATCCTCATTTGTTAGTGCATCCGTTATCTCAAGGCAAGGGTGTAGGACGCCTGATAATGGATAAGATGAATGAAATCTACGGAGGTTTCCATATGCAAATGCTTACTGCAGATGGTAAGTCTATTGAGTTTTATGAAAAAGTAGGTTTCGAGAAAGCAGGGGAGACGCAGTCGATGTGGATTTATGGAGGCTCAGAACATTAA
- a CDS encoding arylsulfatase: MRKLLLSSLLFAAIQLQAQEKPNIVLILADDLGIGDIGPYGQKIISTPNLDKLAATGMKFSNFYAGTSVCAPSRSSLMTGQHTGHTYVRGNKEIEPEGQEPLADSIRTFAMILQEHGYKTGAFGKWGLGMVGTSGDPNRKGFNEFFGYNCQRQSHRYFPTHLWHNDQRIDLNGNDLTKMVTYAPELIQKQTLAFIDNNKDQPFFLFVPTVLPHAELTGPNDEFYKKYENAFDETPHKGNDYGPNATIPGYASVAKPRATYAAMVSRMDHYVGEIIDRLDSLGLSENTIIIFSSDNGAHREGGADPEFFNSTAGLKGFKRDLYEGGIRTPLIVKWSERVAQNVTTAHISAFWDILPTIQEIVSDNNVEKTDGISILPTLLSQGNQKQHHQLYWEFHEDGGRQAVRYKNYKLIKFKVKDPANSYYELYDLERDPQEKTPIKNKKISNKLIKLLEQQHVESELFPLTASKR; encoded by the coding sequence ATGAGAAAGCTCCTTCTAAGTTCATTACTATTTGCCGCTATTCAACTTCAGGCACAAGAAAAACCTAATATCGTGCTCATCCTTGCGGATGATTTAGGTATTGGTGACATTGGTCCTTATGGTCAAAAAATAATAAGTACCCCTAATTTAGACAAGCTAGCTGCCACAGGCATGAAGTTTTCAAATTTCTATGCCGGAACATCAGTTTGCGCACCATCGCGCTCCTCACTCATGACAGGCCAACATACGGGACACACTTATGTACGCGGCAACAAAGAAATTGAACCTGAGGGACAAGAACCTTTAGCGGATTCTATACGGACTTTTGCCATGATTTTACAAGAGCACGGTTACAAAACTGGTGCATTCGGCAAATGGGGACTAGGAATGGTTGGTACTTCTGGTGACCCGAATCGAAAAGGCTTTAACGAGTTTTTCGGATATAATTGTCAGCGTCAATCACATCGTTATTTCCCTACACATCTATGGCATAATGATCAACGTATTGATCTAAATGGGAATGACCTAACAAAGATGGTTACCTATGCTCCAGAATTAATACAGAAACAAACCTTAGCATTTATTGACAACAACAAAGATCAACCTTTCTTCTTATTTGTTCCAACCGTATTACCACATGCCGAATTAACAGGCCCCAACGACGAGTTTTATAAAAAATATGAAAATGCTTTCGATGAAACTCCCCATAAAGGCAACGATTACGGTCCAAATGCGACGATTCCAGGATATGCCTCAGTGGCCAAACCAAGGGCTACCTACGCTGCTATGGTAAGTCGAATGGATCACTATGTCGGTGAGATTATTGATAGGCTTGATTCATTAGGCTTAAGTGAAAATACAATTATCATTTTCAGCAGCGATAATGGCGCTCATCGCGAAGGTGGTGCTGATCCAGAATTTTTCAACAGTACAGCGGGATTAAAGGGTTTTAAACGCGACTTATATGAAGGGGGTATTCGTACACCACTTATTGTGAAATGGAGCGAGAGAGTAGCTCAAAATGTTACCACTGCGCACATCTCTGCTTTTTGGGATATCCTACCGACTATTCAAGAAATAGTATCGGACAATAACGTAGAAAAGACTGATGGCATTTCTATATTGCCTACACTACTTAGTCAAGGCAATCAAAAACAGCATCATCAATTGTATTGGGAATTCCATGAGGACGGAGGCCGTCAAGCTGTTCGTTATAAAAACTATAAGCTAATCAAATTTAAAGTGAAAGATCCTGCGAACAGCTACTATGAACTTTATGATTTAGAAAGAGATCCTCAAGAAAAAACACCAATAAAAAACAAGAAAATCAGTAATAAATTGATAAAATTATTGGAGCAACAGCACGTAGAGAGCGAGCTCTTCCCATTAACGGCTAGTAAACGCTAA
- a CDS encoding endonuclease/exonuclease/phosphatase family protein, with protein MRDLIKLFFTIILTMVSMIALGNQKQLRVFQLNIWQEGTMIEKGYEAIVEEILDKDADVVMLSEVRNYKGVDFVQRLISSLKDRGVNYYGESSHPKLDVAFLSKYPIEDQQPLYHKDKQIASVLKSRIKVNNKQFLFYSVHLDYTNYACYLPRGYDGVTWKKLNQKITDVAAIVTANKKSKRDEAIVDIINDIKKESKNQTIMIAGDFNEPSHLDWIDETKNLYDHSGTVIPWDCSILLAEAKFTDSFRKIYPNPVTHPGFTFASFNKDAELSKLAWAPEADDRDRIDYIYYKSNNKVNLKNIQIVGPVETICYGIKQEKDSNDNFLLPKDRWPTDHKGLLATFVWK; from the coding sequence ATGAGAGATCTTATTAAATTATTTTTTACAATCATACTGACTATGGTCAGTATGATTGCCCTCGGGAATCAGAAGCAACTCCGCGTATTTCAACTCAATATATGGCAAGAGGGAACGATGATTGAAAAAGGATATGAAGCAATTGTTGAGGAAATTCTCGACAAAGACGCGGACGTCGTTATGCTAAGTGAAGTTCGAAATTATAAAGGCGTTGATTTCGTACAGCGATTAATTTCCTCATTAAAAGATCGTGGCGTAAATTACTACGGGGAATCGAGTCATCCAAAATTAGATGTTGCCTTTCTTTCCAAATATCCAATCGAAGATCAACAACCTTTATATCACAAGGATAAACAGATTGCCTCTGTTTTGAAATCTCGAATCAAAGTTAATAATAAGCAATTTCTATTTTATTCAGTCCACCTTGACTATACGAATTATGCATGTTACTTGCCTAGAGGATACGACGGTGTGACTTGGAAAAAATTAAATCAAAAAATAACTGATGTTGCAGCGATTGTTACTGCCAACAAAAAGAGTAAGCGGGACGAAGCAATCGTGGATATTATAAACGACATTAAAAAGGAAAGTAAGAACCAAACGATTATGATCGCTGGAGACTTCAATGAACCATCTCATTTGGATTGGATTGATGAAACAAAGAATCTATATGATCATTCCGGAACTGTTATCCCATGGGATTGTTCTATACTTTTAGCAGAGGCAAAATTTACGGATTCATTCCGAAAAATATATCCGAATCCGGTAACTCATCCCGGCTTCACATTTGCGTCGTTCAATAAAGATGCGGAGTTATCCAAGCTTGCGTGGGCTCCTGAAGCTGATGATCGCGATCGTATCGATTATATCTACTATAAATCAAACAATAAGGTTAACTTAAAAAACATTCAAATCGTAGGTCCTGTTGAAACCATTTGCTATGGAATAAAACAAGAGAAAGATAGTAACGATAACTTCCTTCTCCCTAAAGATCGCTGGCCGACCGATCATAAAGGACTATTAGCGACATTCGTTTGGAAGTAA
- a CDS encoding SusD/RagB family nutrient-binding outer membrane lipoprotein encodes MRIKTSKTRHTIFSFGIIIALFISACSKFEEINTDPDASTKASRSLLATNIILGLTSSSNGKPFYASFLVSKYLAWAENSDGNQYNAFDRTGFTGYSSVINGNKMLSMTSETNRPAYEGLYLFNKAYNMFYLSMSLGDIPYSEAFQGESNILKPKYDSQKQVMIQVLDDLEKSYDAFNKGINLEGDPLFKGDSNKWRKIVRAFQLKVLIQLSNKSEDSDLKVKEKFKQYITADLMTSNTDNLQRVYSENAKEFYPIYKTRLNHNPYAMLSDLLVNKLKETGDYRLFYYGRPAASKIKQNLPSNSFDSFIGVDPSAKFDVILAAWGNGEFSGINDRYTQNPSGEPVVKIGYAEQQFILAEAVLRGWISGSASDYYKEGIKASMSFIASRTPDNPAYHYNRKITDDNINSVIASPTNQLNGNKEGDLEKIMVQKYLASFMNREWETYYDYRRTGYPKFPINPLTNQNSDNTKMPMRWKYPLGEYDNNSENITEAVQRQWNGVDDVNKLMWILQK; translated from the coding sequence ATGAGAATCAAAACATCGAAAACTCGACATACTATATTTTCCTTCGGGATCATCATAGCACTTTTCATTTCTGCATGTAGCAAATTTGAGGAGATTAATACAGATCCGGATGCCTCAACAAAAGCATCACGATCATTATTAGCAACGAATATCATTTTAGGATTAACCTCGAGCAGCAACGGCAAACCTTTCTACGCGAGCTTCCTCGTATCGAAGTATCTTGCATGGGCAGAGAACTCTGATGGAAATCAATACAACGCTTTCGATAGAACAGGTTTTACAGGTTACTCTAGTGTGATTAATGGCAATAAAATGCTATCCATGACCAGTGAAACAAATAGACCAGCTTATGAGGGCTTATATCTATTTAATAAGGCCTATAATATGTTTTACTTATCCATGAGCTTGGGAGATATTCCTTATTCTGAGGCATTTCAAGGTGAATCAAATATTCTTAAACCGAAATACGACAGTCAGAAACAGGTAATGATACAAGTTCTCGATGATTTAGAGAAATCTTACGATGCCTTTAATAAAGGAATAAACCTAGAGGGGGATCCGCTCTTTAAAGGCGACTCGAATAAATGGCGTAAGATCGTTCGGGCTTTTCAGTTGAAGGTATTAATTCAACTTTCAAACAAAAGCGAGGACTCCGACTTGAAAGTGAAAGAAAAATTTAAGCAGTACATAACCGCTGATTTAATGACCTCAAATACGGATAATCTTCAGCGCGTTTATTCAGAGAACGCAAAGGAATTTTATCCTATATACAAAACAAGACTAAATCATAATCCTTATGCCATGCTCAGCGATTTATTAGTCAATAAATTAAAAGAAACGGGCGATTACCGATTATTCTATTACGGACGACCAGCTGCTTCTAAAATTAAACAAAACCTACCAAGTAATAGCTTTGATTCCTTTATTGGCGTCGATCCTTCTGCGAAATTCGATGTAATCTTAGCTGCCTGGGGGAACGGAGAATTTTCAGGAATAAATGATCGATATACGCAGAACCCAAGCGGTGAGCCTGTTGTTAAAATCGGCTATGCTGAGCAGCAGTTTATTCTTGCCGAAGCGGTACTACGAGGATGGATCTCTGGTAGTGCTTCAGATTATTACAAAGAAGGCATCAAGGCAAGCATGTCCTTTATTGCTAGCCGAACTCCTGATAATCCTGCATATCACTACAATAGAAAAATTACGGATGACAATATCAACTCCGTTATTGCAAGTCCTACAAATCAGCTAAATGGAAATAAAGAAGGTGATTTAGAAAAAATTATGGTTCAAAAATACCTTGCGTCATTTATGAACAGAGAATGGGAAACCTACTATGACTATCGTCGTACAGGCTATCCAAAGTTTCCTATCAACCCTCTTACCAATCAGAATAGCGATAATACGAAAATGCCTATGCGTTGGAAATACCCTTTGGGTGAATACGACAATAACTCAGAAAATATTACTGAGGCTGTACAGCGACAATGGAATGGCGTGGATGATGTTAACAAATTAATGTGGATATTACAGAAATAA
- a CDS encoding SusC/RagA family TonB-linked outer membrane protein, with translation MKFRGLTLFLGILCFSYCFAQQKKYSLNQDNKSLQEVIKQIETETGHRFFFNNNQIDLSKKVSIHQNNKSIDAILSEIFAGTNIGYQFKDNNIILSRKAQQEQTVQINGQIRDIELNPVGGATISTGTNTSRSNQDGSFTIQAPVNGTLKISYLGFKTQHIPINQKTTIVVNLVSDAESIDEVVVTALGVKREQKALGYAVQKVDGQALSTAKGVDVATSLTGRVAGMSVKNSTEFNTAPTINVRGMSPLIVIDGVATQFVSLRDIPADDIEDITVLKGASASALYGARGGSGAIMVTTKKSKLKGLDVQINSSNMFTSGYVAMPKVQGSYSSGQGGKYAAGSYVWGDKLDIGRTVQMYNPITMETEEQELVSKGKDNLSNFQRPSYILNNNISISQRGDHGGVRASLTHVFNQGQYENNHLNKVTYLVNGDMTSGDFKFEGGLNYNKRFYPNMGATGYGGGGILYNLNVWSGTEYDIRDYKNYWKTPDEQQNWMDQSWYDNPYYIVNEIIHKSDYNILNGFLNTQYKSGDWLTINARLGSDFYSSQDKYQNPIGAVGGWNRLGYFSTTRAGGYSVNGDLMATVRKQINDFQLEGFIGTGINYRNNDSQNGTTAGGLSVPGFYSLKASVSPATTSSSLTRRQDNALYGRFTGSWKNRVFLEVTGRNDWSSTLDNENNSFFYPSVSSSVVVSDFFNLPEAINFWKIRGAWTRTKYAPGIYEINQQYSIASDVWQGLGTATYPTILRSRSIMPETIDSWEIGSEIHLIKDRINLDFTYYNTLKYNQQRNASISNASGFNQTQINIKEDLRRKGFEIALNANVIKHEDFNWSSRINWSKDNYYYDNIDPDYSTDKPWVRNGARWDWYGIYDWERDPSGNLIHYGGLPKVSNYQSVAGFTDPDFIWGWSNTFNYKNFTLNFSFDGRVGGVMHSVTDQAMWNSGSHPDSDNEYRYDMVVNGNKNYVGNGVKIVSGSVDYDNYGNITRDDRVFADNDMGVSYESYSIRMAPYIGSPRSQFVYSQTFLKLRDLSLIYKLPSNITSKIKARQASIGIIGQNLWLWSKKFKYSDPDLGTENLNSASIRYIGGNINIQF, from the coding sequence TGTACAGATTAACGGTCAGATTAGGGATATCGAGTTGAATCCAGTTGGTGGGGCAACCATTTCAACAGGTACAAATACAAGTAGAAGTAATCAAGACGGATCTTTTACTATCCAAGCCCCTGTTAACGGCACCTTAAAGATTTCCTATTTAGGTTTTAAAACTCAGCATATTCCAATTAATCAAAAGACTACGATTGTTGTGAATTTGGTTTCAGACGCAGAAAGCATCGATGAGGTTGTGGTGACAGCATTGGGTGTTAAGCGTGAACAGAAGGCTTTAGGTTACGCTGTTCAAAAAGTAGATGGTCAAGCTTTATCCACCGCTAAAGGCGTCGATGTTGCTACTTCTTTGACTGGACGTGTTGCGGGCATGAGCGTAAAGAACAGTACTGAATTCAACACTGCACCGACAATTAACGTGCGTGGAATGTCTCCACTTATCGTAATAGATGGTGTAGCAACCCAATTTGTTAGCCTGCGCGATATCCCGGCCGACGACATTGAAGATATTACGGTACTTAAAGGAGCTTCAGCTTCCGCGTTGTATGGTGCTCGTGGGGGCTCGGGCGCGATTATGGTCACCACGAAAAAAAGCAAACTTAAAGGATTAGATGTACAAATAAACAGCAGTAATATGTTTACGTCCGGCTATGTTGCCATGCCCAAGGTACAAGGTTCATATAGCTCGGGGCAAGGGGGCAAATACGCTGCCGGAAGTTATGTTTGGGGAGACAAGCTCGATATCGGACGAACTGTTCAAATGTATAATCCAATAACTATGGAAACCGAAGAGCAAGAATTGGTATCCAAAGGAAAAGACAATTTGAGTAACTTTCAACGACCTAGTTATATCCTGAACAACAATATCAGTATCTCTCAACGCGGAGATCATGGGGGCGTGCGCGCTTCATTGACCCATGTGTTCAATCAAGGGCAATATGAAAATAATCATCTAAATAAGGTTACTTATTTAGTAAACGGAGACATGACGTCCGGAGACTTCAAATTCGAAGGTGGTTTAAATTATAATAAACGCTTCTATCCAAATATGGGTGCAACAGGATATGGTGGTGGCGGTATTCTTTATAATTTAAATGTTTGGTCTGGTACTGAATACGATATTCGCGACTACAAGAATTATTGGAAAACTCCTGATGAGCAACAGAATTGGATGGATCAGTCTTGGTATGATAACCCTTATTATATTGTTAATGAGATTATCCATAAAAGTGATTACAATATTCTAAACGGCTTTCTTAACACACAATATAAGTCTGGTGACTGGTTAACAATCAATGCTAGATTAGGATCCGATTTCTATTCAAGCCAAGATAAATATCAAAATCCTATTGGAGCTGTCGGTGGCTGGAATCGACTAGGTTATTTCTCTACGACTCGAGCAGGGGGATACAGTGTCAACGGGGATCTAATGGCAACGGTAAGAAAACAAATCAATGATTTTCAGCTAGAAGGCTTCATCGGGACCGGTATAAACTACCGTAACAACGACAGCCAAAATGGCACAACAGCTGGTGGGTTAAGTGTCCCTGGGTTTTACTCTTTAAAAGCATCCGTTAGTCCAGCGACAACTAGTTCTTCATTAACAAGAAGACAGGACAATGCCTTATATGGTCGTTTTACAGGATCTTGGAAAAACCGCGTTTTTCTTGAAGTTACTGGAAGAAATGATTGGAGCTCGACACTTGATAATGAAAACAATTCTTTCTTCTACCCTTCGGTTTCCTCGAGTGTTGTGGTTTCAGATTTCTTTAATCTTCCCGAGGCAATCAATTTTTGGAAAATTCGAGGTGCTTGGACTAGAACCAAGTATGCCCCTGGCATTTATGAAATAAATCAGCAATACAGTATCGCGAGTGATGTATGGCAAGGATTAGGAACTGCAACCTATCCAACTATATTACGTAGTCGATCAATTATGCCTGAGACGATTGATTCATGGGAAATAGGTTCCGAGATTCATCTTATTAAAGATAGAATTAACCTAGATTTCACCTACTATAATACCCTGAAATATAACCAACAACGAAATGCTTCTATCAGTAATGCATCTGGATTTAATCAAACTCAAATCAATATCAAAGAAGATCTGCGAAGAAAAGGATTTGAAATTGCATTAAATGCGAATGTTATAAAACATGAAGATTTCAATTGGAGTAGCCGAATAAACTGGTCAAAAGACAACTACTACTATGATAATATTGACCCAGACTATTCTACCGATAAACCGTGGGTAAGAAATGGTGCGCGTTGGGATTGGTATGGCATTTACGATTGGGAAAGAGATCCTTCAGGTAATCTTATTCACTATGGCGGACTACCCAAAGTAAGCAACTACCAAAGCGTTGCTGGATTTACGGACCCTGACTTTATATGGGGCTGGTCGAATACGTTCAATTACAAAAACTTCACCTTGAATTTCTCTTTTGACGGTCGTGTAGGAGGTGTAATGCATAGTGTTACTGATCAAGCAATGTGGAATTCTGGTAGCCATCCAGATAGTGATAACGAATATCGGTACGACATGGTTGTAAATGGAAACAAAAACTATGTTGGTAATGGCGTTAAAATTGTATCCGGAAGTGTCGATTATGACAACTATGGAAATATCACTCGTGACGATCGCGTATTTGCGGACAATGATATGGGCGTTTCCTATGAATCCTATTCAATCCGTATGGCTCCGTATATTGGAAGTCCAAGATCTCAGTTTGTATATTCACAAACTTTTCTAAAGCTGAGAGATCTAAGCTTAATTTATAAACTTCCTTCAAACATAACTAGTAAAATAAAGGCAAGACAAGCTTCTATTGGCATCATTGGACAAAACTTATGGCTGTGGTCTAAGAAATTTAAATACTCAGATCCTGATCTAGGAACAGAGAATCTTAACTCGGCATCTATAAGATATATCGGAGGAAATATTAATATCCAATTTTAA